The proteins below are encoded in one region of Syngnathus acus chromosome 2, fSynAcu1.2, whole genome shotgun sequence:
- the LOC119116348 gene encoding LOW QUALITY PROTEIN: PDZ domain-containing protein 4-like (The sequence of the model RefSeq protein was modified relative to this genomic sequence to represent the inferred CDS: inserted 4 bases in 2 codons; deleted 4 bases in 3 codons) yields MGCNMCVVQKPEEQYRVMFQLNRKELSRLSGDPTLDMRDPVLSNILRGRRARRRAGSTGPPASVAPLTMGMADCVDSCTQTDISFQHMLTTGKSKQSPPKPPPSPPLPALLEPYLLNELFLEPVYYDPSDYFDVSQHDVDRQDELEYEEVELYKSRHQDKLGLTVCYRTDDEEDLGIYVGEVNPNSIAAMDGRIRKGDRILQINGVDIRDREEAVAILTREDSTNVSLLLARPEIENDNQVVPDTGQLEPLDNAVHLLASHRSNTGNCVDTSAPASGCQDGFPNRDSPDLLQTVLSNSQELDSGVGRTDESTRYEESSEHDLLGDDHTSASNTNTTNTPGSLRKFSSTRSDTSPLLHSHDLQYSADSLLGLDCIGGAPPESLEASDRAYTCDPVRTMMPGLTEEECERYKELLEIKCYFERSACGEEEGVSLDENKNESLTRHEMALLEEELRHLEFKCRNILRAQKMQQLRERCLKAWPLEEKAASRCSLGDESRHQALSDINELPERERSDKDSTSAYNTGGESCMSTPLVNEKHPYADSPEGGEAQQEKSFPSRQRERATRNGGAGVQVNLNQAGRGSNPGARRGSDGGLRRNCKTNPASGRPGGRSAENSPYMSRRHAQTKLAAHYLSCMAAGLSINLRSPREAGADPRGGDVSPMSLGSTCKDVGQSEAAGLLSPRMEWKVKIRSDVVTLRGQRPVRDRLLKALGHKIREERSGMTTDDDAVSEMKMGRYWSKEERKQQLQKAREQRRRREMMMQSRHDFLRXEREQGCGSPGDGGRRAPSRTHFHPGSCCHRKSMKKRXSQILDNWITIQELLTHGSRSADGSKVYNPLLSVTTV; encoded by the exons ATGGGGTGCAACATGTGTGTGGTCCAAAAGCCTGAAGAACAATACAGGGTCATGTTCCAG TTGAACAGAAAGGAGTTGTCCCGACTATCTGGTGATCCCACACTGGACATGAGGGACCCCGTACTGTCCAACATACTACGGGGTCGCAGGGCCCGCAGACGCGCAGGCTCCACGGGGCCTCCCGCTAGCGTGGCACCTCTGACCATGGGGATGGCCGACTGCGTGGACAGCTGCACCCAAACGGACATCAGCTTCCAACATATGTTGACCACGGGCAAGAGCAAGCAGTCACCGCCCAAGCCTCCGCCTTCGCCGCCTCTGCCGGCGCTCCTGGAGCCTTATCTGCTCAATGAGCT TTTCCTAGAGCCCGTGTACTACGACCCCTCCGACTACTTTGACGTCTCTCAGCATGACGTCGACAGGCAGGATGAGCTGGAATATGAG GAGGTGGAGCTCTACAAATCCCGTCACCAGGATAAACTTGGGCTAACCGTGTGTTACAGAACCGACGATGAGGAGGATCTCGGGATATACGTTGGCGAG GTGAACCCAAACAGTATTGCTGCAATGGACGGCCGTATCCGCAAGGGGGACAGAATATTGCAG atCAACGGAGTGGACATCCGAGACAGAGAGGAGGCGGTTGCTATTCTGACCAGAGAAGACAGCACGAATGTCTCCTTGCTCCTCGCACGACCTGAGATAGAG AATGACAACCAGGTGGTTCCAGACACAGGGCAGTTGGAGCCACTGGACAACGCCGTCCACCTGTTGGCCAGTCACAGAAGCAACACCGGAAACTGCGTAGATACCTCCGCCCCAGCTTCTGGGTGCCAGGATGGCTTCCCGAACCGGGATTCGCCCGATTTGCTGCAGACCGTGCTGAGCAACAGTCAGGAGCTGGACAGCGGAGTGGGCCGCACGGACGAAAGCACGCGCTACGAGGAGTCCTCGGAGCACGACCTCCTGGGAGACGACCACACCAGCGCCTCCAATACCAACACCACCAACACGCCCGGAAGCTTGCGCAAGTTTTCCTCCACCCGAAGCGACACGTCGCCACTACTGCACTCCCACGACCTCCAGTATAGCGCCGACTCCCTTTTGGGCCTGGACTGCATCGGCGGTGCACCGCCGGAGTCGCTGGAGGCTAGCGACAGGGCCTACACATGTGACCCGGTGAGAACGATGATGCCGGGGCTGACGGAGGAAGAGTGCGAGCGATACAAGGAGCTGCTGGAGATCAAGTGTTACTTCGAGAGGAGCGCATgcggtgaggaagaaggcGTCTCGCTGGACGAGAACAAGAACGAGAGCTTAACTCGGCACGAGATGGCGCTATTAGAGGAGGAGTTGCGGCACCTGGAGTTCAAGTGTCGCAACATCCTGCGGGCGCAGAAGATGCAACAGCTGAGGGAGCGCTGCCTCAAAGCTTGGCCTCTGGAGGAGAAAGCGGCCAGCCGTTGCTCGCTTGGCGACGAGTCCCGGCACCAGGCCCTGTCTGACATCAACGAGCTTCCCGAGAGGGAGCGCTCCGATAAGGACAGCACCAGCGCCTACAACACCGGAGGGGAAAGCTGCATGAGTACCCCGCTAGTCAATGAGAAGCACCCTTACGCTGACAGCCCAGAAGGTGGAGAAGCTCAACAGGAGAAGAGCTTCCCCTCAAGGCAGAGGGAGAGGGCAACCCGAAATGGAGGGGCCGGGGTCCAAGTGAACCTCAACCAAGCCGGGAGAGGATCCAACCCGGGAGCCCGGAGAGGTTCCGACGGAGGGCTGAGACGCAACTGCAAAACCAATCCTGCCAGCGGGAGGCCCGGCGGCCGCAGTGCCGAGAACAGTCCTTACATGTCTCGCCGTCACGCCCAAACC AAGTTGGCCGCGCACTACCTGAGCTGCATGGCAGCTGGGCTCTCCATCAACCTCCGAAGTCCCCGAGAGGCCGGCGCCGACCCTAGAGGTGGAGACGTCAGCCCCATGAGTCTGGGGAGCACTTGTAAAGACGTGGGCCAAAGTGAAGCCGCCGGGCTCTTGTCCCCGCGGATGGAATGGAAAGTGAAGATTCGAAGCGACGTGGTCACGCTACGTGGCCAAAGGCCCGTGAGAGACCGCCTCCTGAAGGCGCTGGGCCATAAGATCCGAGAAGAACGCAGCGGTATGACCACAGATGACGACGCGGTGAGCGAGATGAAGATGGGCCGCTATTGGAGCAAAGAGGAGCGCAAGCAGCAGCTGCAAAAG GCCCGAGAGCAGCGGCGGCGCCGGGAGATGATGATGCAAAGCCGCCACGACTTCCTGAG GGAGCGGGAGCAGGGCTGCGGGTCTCCCGGGGACGGGGGACGCCGTGCGCCCAGCAGAACCCACTTCCATCCTGGAAGCTGTTGCCACCGCAAGAGCATGAAGAAGCG GTCGCAGATTCTGGACAACTGGATCACCATCCAGGAA CTGCTGACCCATGGGAGCCGCTCTGCGGATGGATCCAAAGTTTACAACCCGCTGCTGTCCGTCACCACGGTCTGA
- the LOC119116637 gene encoding protein-serine O-palmitoleoyltransferase porcupine-like isoform X2, whose product MIWVVLLSLLCYLFLFLCRHSTMRGTFLSITVLIYLMLGELHMMDTTNWHKMRGSQMVVAMKAVSLAFDLDRGVLTGVPSPIEFMGYIYYVGTVIFGPWISFNSYKEALEGRKMSLSWLFKVSLSWVKSQICLVLSNCVAPYLFPYFIPIYGDKLLRSKKRRKTRGSLAKWLLAYENTLSFHFSNYFVAFLSETTATLAGAGFTEEKENLKWDLTVSKPLNIEFPRSMVEVVTSWNLPMSRFLHTYVFQSALRFGTFSAIMVTYAASALLHGLSFHLGAVLLSLGFITYTEHVLRKRLAAIFNGCVLSKKCQPNCTHQNKKVFWVYMINVAFSALAIVHLTYLGSVFNSSVDYMEEDEDDISHHTIQKWSELSWTSHWITFGCWILYRLVL is encoded by the exons ATGATCTGGGTGGTCCTCCTGAGCCTCCTCTgctacctcttcctcttcctgtgtCGCCATTCGACCATGCGAGGCACCTTTCTCTCTATCACTGTGCTTATCTATCTGATGCTGGG AGAACTTCACATGATGGATACCACCAACTGGCACAAGATGAGAG GTTCACAGATGGTGGTGGCCATGAAAGCCGTCTCGCTGGCCTTCGATCTGGACAGAGGCGTCCTGACCGGGGTGCCTTCTCCCATCGAATTCATGGGTTACATTTACTATGTGGGAACAGTTATCTTCGGGCCGTGGATCAGCTTCAATAGCTACAAAGAGGCTTTAGAAGGACGGAAGATG AGCCTTTCATGGTTGTTCAAAGTGTCTTTAAGCTGGGTGAAAAGTCAGATCTGCTTGGTTCTCTCCAACTGCGTGGCACCCTACCTCTTCCCCTATTTCATTCCTATCTACGGAGACAAGCTGCTAAGGAG taaaaagagaagaaaaacaag AGGTTCACTGGCTAA gTGGTTGTTGGCTTACGAGAACACGCTGTCATTCCATTTCAGCAActattttgttgcttttttgagCGAGACCACAGCCACTCTGGCCGGAGCCGGCTTCACCGAGGAGAAAGAGAACCTCAAATG GGATCTGACGGTGTCAAAGCCGCTGAATATCGAGTTTCCTCGCTCGATGGTGGAGGTGGTCACGTCATGGAATCTGCCCATGTCACGCTTTCTTCACACCT acgtatttcaaagtgctctcAGATTTGGGACTTTCTCTGCCATCATGGTGACATACGCAGCCAGTGCCCTTCTGCAC GGGTTGAGTTTCCATTTAGGTGCCGTGCTCCTGTCCCTGGGCTTCATCACCTACACTGAGCACG TGCTGCGAAAGAGGCTGGCGGCCATTTTCAATGGCTGTGTTCTGTCCAAGAAATGTCAGCCGAACTGCACCCACCAGAACAAAAAG GTATTTTGGGTATACATGATCAACGTAGCATTCAGCGCTCTGGCAATAGTCCATTTGACGTATCTGGGTTCAGTGTTCAATTCCAGTGTGGACTACATGGAAGAAGATGAG GATGACATAAGCCATCACACCATTCAGAAGTGGTCAGAGCTGAGCTGGACAAGCCACTGGATCACATTTGGATGCTGGATATTGTACCGCCTCGTTCTCTAG
- the LOC119116637 gene encoding protein-serine O-palmitoleoyltransferase porcupine-like isoform X1, producing MGTFSRQKFFQELTHGCLLPTAQQGLEQVWQLLLICLLCRLLWMLSFPSVLKHLATVAGGFYVLYLFFELHMIWVVLLSLLCYLFLFLCRHSTMRGTFLSITVLIYLMLGELHMMDTTNWHKMRGSQMVVAMKAVSLAFDLDRGVLTGVPSPIEFMGYIYYVGTVIFGPWISFNSYKEALEGRKMSLSWLFKVSLSWVKSQICLVLSNCVAPYLFPYFIPIYGDKLLRSKKRRKTRGSLAKWLLAYENTLSFHFSNYFVAFLSETTATLAGAGFTEEKENLKWDLTVSKPLNIEFPRSMVEVVTSWNLPMSRFLHTYVFQSALRFGTFSAIMVTYAASALLHGLSFHLGAVLLSLGFITYTEHVLRKRLAAIFNGCVLSKKCQPNCTHQNKKVFWVYMINVAFSALAIVHLTYLGSVFNSSVDYMEEDEDDISHHTIQKWSELSWTSHWITFGCWILYRLVL from the exons ATGGGCACGTTCAGCCGCCAGAAGTTCTTCCAGGAGCTCACTCATGGCTGCCTGCTGCCAACAGCCCAGCAGGGCctcgagcaggtgtggcagCTGCTGTTGATCTGCCTGCTGTGTCGCCTTCTCTGGATGTtga GCTTTCCCTCCGTTTTGAAGCATCTGGCCACAGTGGCAGGAGGATTCTATGTTCTCTACCTGTTCTTCGAGCTTCACATGATCTGGGTGGTCCTCCTGAGCCTCCTCTgctacctcttcctcttcctgtgtCGCCATTCGACCATGCGAGGCACCTTTCTCTCTATCACTGTGCTTATCTATCTGATGCTGGG AGAACTTCACATGATGGATACCACCAACTGGCACAAGATGAGAG GTTCACAGATGGTGGTGGCCATGAAAGCCGTCTCGCTGGCCTTCGATCTGGACAGAGGCGTCCTGACCGGGGTGCCTTCTCCCATCGAATTCATGGGTTACATTTACTATGTGGGAACAGTTATCTTCGGGCCGTGGATCAGCTTCAATAGCTACAAAGAGGCTTTAGAAGGACGGAAGATG AGCCTTTCATGGTTGTTCAAAGTGTCTTTAAGCTGGGTGAAAAGTCAGATCTGCTTGGTTCTCTCCAACTGCGTGGCACCCTACCTCTTCCCCTATTTCATTCCTATCTACGGAGACAAGCTGCTAAGGAG taaaaagagaagaaaaacaag AGGTTCACTGGCTAA gTGGTTGTTGGCTTACGAGAACACGCTGTCATTCCATTTCAGCAActattttgttgcttttttgagCGAGACCACAGCCACTCTGGCCGGAGCCGGCTTCACCGAGGAGAAAGAGAACCTCAAATG GGATCTGACGGTGTCAAAGCCGCTGAATATCGAGTTTCCTCGCTCGATGGTGGAGGTGGTCACGTCATGGAATCTGCCCATGTCACGCTTTCTTCACACCT acgtatttcaaagtgctctcAGATTTGGGACTTTCTCTGCCATCATGGTGACATACGCAGCCAGTGCCCTTCTGCAC GGGTTGAGTTTCCATTTAGGTGCCGTGCTCCTGTCCCTGGGCTTCATCACCTACACTGAGCACG TGCTGCGAAAGAGGCTGGCGGCCATTTTCAATGGCTGTGTTCTGTCCAAGAAATGTCAGCCGAACTGCACCCACCAGAACAAAAAG GTATTTTGGGTATACATGATCAACGTAGCATTCAGCGCTCTGGCAATAGTCCATTTGACGTATCTGGGTTCAGTGTTCAATTCCAGTGTGGACTACATGGAAGAAGATGAG GATGACATAAGCCATCACACCATTCAGAAGTGGTCAGAGCTGAGCTGGACAAGCCACTGGATCACATTTGGATGCTGGATATTGTACCGCCTCGTTCTCTAG
- the LOC119116633 gene encoding uncharacterized protein LOC119116633: protein MYACCVLGCPNRHTSGGKLKFYRLPTEYRAFQAKRRRLWLKVLQQVNGSAEELKENARICGAHFISGEPSMDQNNPDFVPSVFTNVNSSSRPRSQSRRIVRGHGKWHWGHQDNQGARDKSKEALIKDEDPVIQQPSLKMFRIQPSQDAQTTQCAMTGEASTEETKSDIKMKTLSPLLKSEKSSPVVLLKHIVAPSGVYLCELCNENFSTVTQLVRHKLEHEGQRSPHSGDVQEEMPTKVLAEPDEPIFPCNICDRTFGDRQLLKRHKLLHMRDVRKCQTCGVLFCQLHRRAPLVATPVITSESDDDCPVTESDDLEPGEVGEQLNDFQTAWAFIPLLSNAANQISEPQASASNMELEFFPEMPPPPFPIHMLHTKSEVSMEAPLYPPPKLPPALRMFSAQCLTSAFFKVQRNYDYILSKGTDVPNNIVVKKEPLEILPDVPPDVPNEEPEDQGPTAYDLQIVL, encoded by the exons ATGTACGCTTGTTGCGTACTGGGTTGTCCAAATCGGCATACTTCCGGTGGCAAACTTAAATTCTACAGATTACCAACGGAATACCGAGCGTTTCAGGCCAAACGGCGGCGTTTGTGGCTCAAAGTACTCCAGCAAGTGAATGGCAGCGCGGAGGAGCTCAAAGAAAATGCTCGCATTTGTGGCGCTCATTTCATATCAG GGGAACCGTCCATGGATCAGAACAATCCCGACTTTGTACCTTCAGTGTTTACAAACGTGAACAGCAGCTCGCGACCCAGGAGCCAAAGCAGAAG GATCGTTAGAGGACATGGAAAATGGCACTGGGGTCACCAAGACAACCAAGGCGCCAGAGACAAGTCCAAGGAAGCACTGATCAAAGATGAAGACCCTGTGATTCAGCAGCCCTCCCTCAAAATGTTTAGAATTCAACCTTCACAAGACGCCCAGACCACACAATGTGCAATG acaGGAGAAGCATCAACCGAGGAGACCAAGAGTgacatcaaaatgaaaactcTGTCACCCTTGTTGAAATCTGAAAAATCCAGCCCTGTGGTGCTCCTCAAGCACATCGTTGCACCGTCGGGCGTTTATCTGTGTGAGCTGTGCAATGAAAACTTCTCCACGGTCACACAGCTGGTCAGACATAAACTTGAGCATGAAGGACAAAGATCTCCTCATAGTGGCGATGTTCAGGAGGAGATGCCCACCAAAGTTTTGGCGGAGCCAGACGAGCCTATTTTTCCATGCAACATTTGTGATCGAACATTCGGTGACCGCCAACTCTTGAAGCGCCACAAACTGCTCCACATGAGAGACGTTAGGAAGTGCCAGACGTGCGGCGTGCTGTTCTGTCAACTTCACAGACGCGCGCCGTTGGTGGCTACGCCGGTCATCACGAGCGAGTCCGACGACGATTGTCCCGTCACAGAGTCAGACGACCTTGAACCGGGTGAGGTTGGGGAGCAGCTCAATGACTTTCAAACGGCCTGGGCTTTCATCCCCCTGCTAAGTAATGCTGCTAACCAAATCAGTGAACCCCAAGCATCAGCTTCAAACATGGAGCTGGAGTTTTTTCCTGAAATGCCACCTCCTCCCTTTCCCATTCATATGTTACATACAAAATCTGAAGTCTCCATGGAAGCTCCCCTATATCCACCTCCAAAGCTGCCACCGGCACTCCGGATGTTTTCTGCACAGTGCCTCACTTCAGCATTTTTCAAGGTTcaaagaaactatgactataTTTTGAGCAAGGGAACGGATGTCCCAAATAACATTGTTGTCAAAAAGGAGCCACTGGAGATCTTACCAGATGTCCCTCCAGATGTGCCAAATGAGGAGCCGGAAGATCAAGGACCAACTGCTTATGATCTACAAATTGTTCTCTAA